GGTATTCCATTCTATCCCTATGTGTGTTGATGTGTAAGGATTTATAAATATTACTGAGACCATTATCATTTTTGTAACGCCAGTTTCCACCAACATCACTTCCTTTTTCATAACAATCAAACGGGATGCCGTGTTCTTTTAAAGATTTGATGACGGTGATTCCAGAAGAACCAGCTCCGATTACACAGACTTTGGGAAGTGCCATAAGGGATCTCTCTCACTCAAGATTAGATTAACGTTTGGGAAAGATGTATAACTTAGTGAACATCGTTTTCAAGAAGATTTTGGGGAGATTTCGAAAAAAAGTATGATATCTAACCTTTTTTTTGGAAGAAGAAAGGTGAGTTGGTTTGGATAGAAATAATTTTGGTGGTTTGGAACTCATCCAATGAAATGGGGTTTTCCATCCTTCGATCCAGAAGACTATTGATTCAATTGTGCTTCCGTATAATCTTTGTTACAAACATTAAGGATGGATTCTACAAATAGTTCTTGAAATTGGAACAGATCATGTTCCTTTCCCTTACGATACTGAAGTTTTTCCATTCAAATTTATTGTTTTATTTGATTCTCTTCTAAAAATTCCTTCACTTCTTTTTCCACATTGGATATTTGAATTTTTGAAATTTTACCAGCCTTTAAATGGATGAGTGTCACCGAACCTTTGGTTCTTGGGAATGGATCAGCGATTTTTTCTTCTCTCACCAAACGAAGTGTATATGGATAAGATTTCATTTTAGGAAGGGCTACAAATTTTGTGATGAGGCCTGGCATTCTATGGATGTCGGATATAAGAACCGTTTGTTTGGATTCCAAATAACCTTTGTTTTCTTTTTCCAAAATGGGATGGATGATTTTGCTTGCGTCCATATCCGAAATGAATATAACTTTTGTGGTTTCTTTAGGGATGGGACTTGGTTCTTCCCATTGGTTGGTATAATTGATTTCAGGGAGTGAATCACCGACTTTTAATATTTGTGTCGTGGGCTCTTCGGCATATAGAGAAAAAACAAAAAGAATACTAAAAAACAAAAAGATTTTTGATACAATAGAACGTGAGTGGATCATAAGTGTTAGGGAATTTGGTTTCATACGAGTATCCTTATTATAGTTTGTATAGATAAGCTAATACTTGTTCTTTTGTCATCTTACTTGCGTTAGAGAATTCTCCACCTTTAGTGGAAGTGATGATTTCTCCTTTTGGTGAAAAAACAACAAGCGATGGGATTCCATTTTGGATGGGATTCCCCAATTTTTCATTTAGACTTAGGTTTTTATCAAATCGACCTACATCCACCTTCATTACTACAAAATCTGCATCCAATATTGTTTTGGTTTCGGGCTCGTTTAAAATCCCATCTAATGCCCTACAGTCGGGGCACCAATCAGCTCCAAACAATACGATGAGTTTGCGGTTTTCTGTCTTTGCTGTTTGTAAGGACTCTTCGAATTGGGCAAGAATTATGTCTCTTTGTTTGGAGCAGTAAGGAGTAAGGAAGAGTGAGATACTCAAAAAGAGTAGAGAGAGGATCGATTGGAATCGGTGTTCCATAAACAAATGCGGAAGAAACCTTCCGCTCCGATTATTTTTTCGCGATTTCTTTTAGGATTTCTTGTCTTTTTTTGTCTTTCTCAATGTGCGAAAGAGACAACCAATCGCGTTTCAATTGTTTCTCTGAAACACCTTTGAAGGTTGCATATTTGCCGAGGATTTTTGCTGTTTTTGCGTTCATGCCGACCAGATTCTTTTAGTCCAGCTTTCTGTCAATGCGAACCTAAGGAGCTTTGTTTCATCCTTGACCCCAATACTCTCTCGGAAACATAGTAAAGTCCAAGAAATCGATCGACCCTATGAAATCACATCTACCCGACCGTTACGATCCCGAATCTGTAGAACCTAAGTGGAACCAAATCTGGGAAGAAAAAAAAACCTTTGCTCCAGACACTTCACGCAAAGAAACTTTTTCCATTGTCATCCCACCACCGAATGTCACCGGGAATTTACACATTGGGCATGCACTTAATCATACCATCCAAGACATTATCATACGTATTGAACGTAAAAAAGGGAAAAACGTGGTATGGGTTCCAGGAATGGATCATGCTGGAATTGCAACGCAAGTTGTCGTTGAACGTGAGCTTGCAAAAGAAGGTAAGTCTAGGACTGATTTTACTCGGGAAGAATTCATAGAAAAAGTTTGGGAATGGAAAGCACATTCAGGTGGAATGATCGCCAAACAACAACGGTTACTCGGTGAGTCTGTTGATTGGTCCAAAGAACGATTTACCTTTGATGAAGGACTTTCCAAAGCAGTCATCAAAGTATTTCGCACATTATTTGATGAAGGTTTGATTTACCGTGGGGAACGAATCATCAATTGGTGCCCTGTTACCAAAACCGCCATTTCCGATATTGAAGTGGAGTACAAAGAAAAACAAGGTAAACTTTATCATATCAAATATCCAAAAGCTGAGTTCAAATCCAAAGACCCAAAAACATTAAATGCTGGCGAATACATTGTTGTGGCAACAACAAGGCCTGAAACAATGTTTGGTGACGTTGCGGTTTGTGCTCACCCAGATGACAAACGTTACACGGAATTAAAAGATAAATTTGTATTTTTGCCGATCGCTGAAAAAGAAATTCCTGTTTTGTTTGATTCTTTTGTAGAAAAAGAATTTGGATCAGGCCTTGTGAAAATCACTCCAGCCCATGACCCGAATGACTATGAAGCAGGCCAAAGATTAAAACTCACACCGATCAACATTATGAATCTGGATGGAACTCTCAATGACCATGCAGGTAAGTATAATGGTTTGGATCGTTTTGAAGCACGAAAACGTGTTGTAGAAGAACTAGAATCCAAAGGTTATATTGAAAAAATTGAAACTCACGTTCATAGTGTGGGTCATAACCAAAGGGGAGGGGCTGTCATCGAACCATTGTTATCCACACAATGGTTTGTGAAAATTGAATCCCTTGCCAAACCAGCGATTGCAGTTGTAAAATCAGGAAAGGTGCAGTTCCAACCAAAGATGTGGGAAAAAACCTACTTTGAATGGATGGAAAATATCCGTGATTGGTGTATCTCTCGTCAATTATGGTGGGGTCATCGAATCCCGGCATACTATGCACCAAACGGTGATATGGTGGTTGCTGAGTCTTTGGAAGAAGCGATTGCTTTGTTTCAGAAAAAAGGAATCTCTCTTACCGCTGACACCATCAAACAAGACGAAGATGTTTTAGATACATGGTTTTCTTCTGGGCTTTGGCCGTTTTCTGTTTTTGGTTGGCCAGAAAAAACAGAAGAACTCAAACAATACTATCCCACTTCTGTTCTCGTCACTGGTTTTGATATCATCTTCTTTTGGGTCGCTCGAATGATTATGAACGGACTCAAATTTATGGGAGATGTTCCGTTCCATAAGGTTCTCATCCACGGACTCGTTCGTGACAAAGATGGAAAGAAGTTTAGTAAATCACTCGGCAACGTAGTGGATCCTTTGGACATGATGTCCAAATACGGAACGGATTCCTTCCGATTCTTTTTGGCGGCAGTGTTACCGGAAGGAAAAGATATTCTTTTCGACGAATCCAGGTTAGATGGTTATCGTTCCTTCTGTAATAAAATTTGGAATTCCAGCCGATTCATTTTTATGAATTTGCCAGAAGATTTTTCTCCTAAAGAACCTGACTTAAATACATTAGAAGATACAGACTTTTGGATCTTACATGAGTTTGATTTGATGCTTGGTCGTTATGAAAAAGCTTACTCTGGTTATCTCTTTTTTGAAATGGCCAATGCGATTTATGATTTTGTATGGGGTTCGTTTTGTGATTGGTATTTGGAACTAACCAAGGCTCGTGTGTATGGGAATGTCACACCTGAGTCTGCGGAGAAAGCACGCCAAGTGCTTGTGAGTGTATTAAAAAAATCACTCGGACTCCTACATCCCTTTATGCCTTTCATCACAGAGGAAATCCATTCACTTCTGGAACCAAAGGAACTCGCAAAAACAGAATTTCCGAAAGCCTATGGAGTTTCAGAAACTTCACCTGCTGTGGTTCGGATGGAACTTGTTCGTGAAATCATTACCAAAATTCGAAACATGCGAGCAGAACTTGGTGTGAAACCTGAAAAAAAATGTAAGGTCATTCTCAAGTGTGCAAACAAAGAGTTAAAAGAAATGATGGAACGAGAAAGTAAATCCATCCTGCAACTTTCCAAAGCAGAGAGTATCGAGTTCTTAGATTCTTATGAATTAAAAAACACGGACTCAGTTGGTGCATTCTCCATTGGAGAAATTATCCTTCCACTCGAAGGGATTTTTGATTTTGAAAAGGAAAAACAAAGATTGGAAAAAGAGAAAAAACAAATCCAATCAGAAATGGAAAAGTTAGAAAACAAAATCAACAATCCATCCTTTTTAGAAAAAGCAAAACCTGATGTGGTAGAAAAGGAAAGAGAAAAGTATAATACTTGGAAAGAGAAATTAGAAAGTACGATTAGGGCGTTAGAAAAAATTGGAACATAAATATAAAGTTTTACTTCTTGGAAGTGGCGGAAGAGAACACGCGTTAGCGGACGTGATCTCGAAATCAAAATCTTTGGAATCTTTGAAAGTATATCCAGGGAATGGGGGTTTTGCAACGGAGCTCCTTTTAGGAGCCAATGAAATTTCGATTACCGATAAAACCAAATTTTTAGAATATTTAAAGGTTTCCAAAACCAATCTTGTTGTGGTGGGACCAGAAGACCCACTTGTGAATGGAATTGCAGATTGGTGTGCAGAAGTTGGGATTCCTTGTTTTGGACCATCTGCGTATTGTGCCCAAGTGGAAGGCAGTAAACATTTTGCAAAAGAAATGATGAAACGTGCAAAAGTACCAACTGCTTCTTTTGCTGTATTTACTGATCATGAATCCGCTTGGAGTTATGCACAAAAAGAAATGTTGCCACTTGTTGTCAAAGCAGATGGTTTGGCAGCAGGAAAAGGTGTTACTGTTGCGTTTGACTTAAAGGAAGTCAAACGAGCATTAGATGAAATCTTTTTAGAATCAAAGTTTGGCCATAGTGGAAACAAAGTAGTGATCGAATCCTTTTTGGAAGGAGAAGAAGCTTCTTTATTTGTCATTACGGATGGACAAAGGTATATGTGTTTACCTGCGGCTCAAGACCACAAACGTGCTTACGATGGAGACATTGGACCAAACACAGGTGGGATGGGAGCTTATGCACCAGCACCAATTGTTACGGATGTTGTTCTTTCAAAAGTGAAATCGAGTATCATCGAACCAATGTTAGAAGACTTTCGGATCTCCGGTCATCCTTACAAAGGACTTTTGTATGTGGGACTTATGATCACAAAAGAAGGTGAATCCAATGTGGTTGAATTCAATTGTCGGTTTGGTGATCCAGAAACTCAATGTGTGTTACGATTACTCGATGAAGACATTTTACCAATTTTTTATGCATCGGCGACAGGCAATTTACCAGAACGCAATTTAAAATTAAAATCTGGATCATCTGCCATTGTTGTACTTGCGGCAAAAGGTTATCCTGATGCTCCCGAAAAAGGTATGGTGTTAGAAATTCCACCAAACGAAGGAAATGTGGTAGTCTACCATGCCGGGACAAAAAAAGAAAACCAAACCATCCTCGCAAGTGGTGGGCGTATCCTCGGGATCACATCTTTTGGATCTAGTTTAAAAGATGCGATCAATGATTGTTATCAATTTCTCACAAAAATAAAAGCACCAAATACCTTTTATCGCAAAGACATTGGTAGGAGAGCTCTGTAAGTGCCATTTAGTCTCTCAGGAAATTTTAAATCTTGCGAACGATCTAAACTTCGCAATTTTGAAAAACACCTAGGGATAATTTTATCTGAAAACCAAACCCAACTCCAACAACATTTGATGATTCGTAGAGCCCTTCAAAATTTAAGTGGCTCTGTGAGTGTTTTGTCAAGCCTCAGTCGCCAAGAGTTACTCTCCTTTATCTTCATCTTAACACAGTTTGGTGATATCACTCGCACGGAAACTCCTCCAGAGTATTTATTATTAGAATCCATTCCTTATGTGATTGAATGGTCAAAGGGTCATTATATGATCCCACTTGAGATATTAGAACATTTGGCACATGAAAGGATCTTTAAAGACCAAGGTTATTTGTTTGCTCTCATCCCTGCACTTTCCATCAAAGAAAAAAAATCTTGGATTCGTTGGATCGGTGTGGATTTTGAAAAAGGCGGCGATAGGGATTTGAATTTTGAAATTTATTTCCAATGCCGAGTGTTACAAAAACCATTTTTAGGTAAGTCACTTGTACAAGAGTCAGAAATACGATTGGAACAAATATGGCCACGTGGGAAAAACGAATACATAGATTGGTTTTATAAAGGATTATCTACTTTTTATTATGCAATGGAAGAGATGAGCCGCAAAGAAAAGGATCCATTTTTACTTCATCTGATTGAGCTCATCAAATCAGGAAAATTCATCTTGAAACGGTTGCCTGATCATTATGGAAAAGAATCTAGTTATTCTCTTGTAGGCACAGTCGAAGGAAATACGCCACAACTGAGAGAAACAACGTTCCAATGGGAAGTGGAACGTTTACGTAAAGATTCTTTATTTTAATCTACACTTCGGATTTACACATTATGGATAGATCATTAAAAGAACTAAAAAAACAAACAAGTGAAATGATAGAATCATTTCAAACCTATTGGACAGCACAAAATTTCCAAGAAGATTATGACCGTTTGATGTCTTTAATCGAAAAATCAAATGATCCAAAATTATGGGATTCTCCAGACCAAGCAAAAAACGTAACTCAAAAACGAAATGAATTACAATTGAAGTTGGATCCTTGGCTTGATTTAAAAAAAGAACTTTTAGATTTTCCTGACTTGATTGAACTCACTTCTGAAGAAATGGGAGAAGGTGGATTAAAATCATTAAACGATGATTTTGATCGTATGTTTGAAGCATTTGAAAACTTGCAAATGTTAGATGCACTTTCTGGTAAAGATGATGGAAAAGCAGCTTTTATCAACATCCACCCAGGTGCTGGTGGAACAGAGTCACAAGACTGGGCCGATATGTTACTTCGAATGTATTCCAGGTTTTGTGAACAAAAAGGTTACCGAGCAGAGATCGTTGATTACCAACCAGGTGAAACTGCAGGGATTAAAAACGCGACGCTTTACATCCAAGGGGATCATCCATTTGGGTATTTAAAATGTGAATCAGGAGTCCACCGTCTCGTTCGTATTTCTCCATTTGATTCCAACAAACGTAGACATACATCTTTTGCATCCGTGTATGTCACACCTGAAGTCGATGATGATATCCAAGTAAACATTGAAGAAAAAGACTTACGTGTGGATGTTTATCGTTCTTCGGGAGCAGGTGGACAGCACGTCAACACAACAGACTCCGCTGTTCGGATCACACACATTCCGACAGGGATTGTTGTTTCTTGTCAGATGGAAAGATCTCAAATCAAAAACCGTGATACCGCGATGAAGATGTTAAAAGCACGTCTCTATGAGATGGAAAAACAAAAAGCGGAAGAAGAAAACGCCAAAAAAGCTGGTGAAAAACGTGATATCGCTTGGGGATCACAAATTCGAAGTTATGTGTTTCATCCTTATAATTTAGTAAAAGACCACAGAACTGATTTTGAAACAGGAAATGTCCATGCAGTGATGGATGGTGACTTGGAAGATTTTATCATAGCTTATTTAAAATACCTGACAAACCAGAAGGCAAACGCTAAAGTATAATCCCATGTCTGTGAAACAGGATATTTCCGGTGCTTTGCGGAAAATCCAAAAGGAAATCCAACAACTTCCGAATATTACGGATCGATTGAATTTCATTTTGGATATGACCCTCACACTTTTTGGTGCTACTACAGGGAGTATTTCCATAATGGACCAAGAAGAAAAGGTCCTCACAATTGTTGCCGCAAAAGGGATGGACTGGGAGAAAAAAATTGCGGCAAAACTTCCTTTTAATTTAGGTGTTACCGGCCGTGCTGCATCCACTAGAGAAATTACCTATGTTCCTGATGTTACCTTAGACAAAGATTATGTAAAACTCATTGAAACAGTTCGATCAGAACTTGCCATACCACTTCTCACGAGAGATTCGGTTGTGGGAGTTCTCAATTTAGAATCAGACAAAGTAAACTTTTTTTCTCCTGATATCATCAACCAAGCAACTCTCTTTGCATCCCAGTTAACTATTGTTATTCTAGAGGAAAGGATTGCAAAGGAAGCTTTCGAAAAATCCAAACGGGAAGAAGACCCTGTTGAAGAAATTTTAGGATATGATCCAAGCATTTTGTTTTTGAAACATAGGATTCGGCAAGTCGGCCCTTCTGATATTTCAGTAATGATCATTGGAGAGGAAGGAGCTGGTAAAAAATTAGTCGCAAAGGCCCTCCATTATATTTCTCAACGGAAAAATGCTCCTTTTTATACGGTGGATTGTTCGGGGCTCAGTTATGAATTATTAGAAGCCGAACTTTTTGGAAGCATGAGTGGAAAAATTTTTAATCCAGGAAAATTGGAACAATCGAATGGAGGTTCATTGTACATTGAATCCATCGGTGACCTTCCACCAAATTTACAAAACAAACTTTTCCATACCTTACGAGATAAAACAATTCCCAATCCTACTTCTAAGAAAAAAGAAGAAGTTCTCAATATCAGAATTTTTACAGGGAGCAAACGTGATCTATTAGAAGAAATTCAAAAGGAAACTTTTTCGATGGATTTATATTATCGACTAGCGGAAGTTCCACTTAGAATGCCGCCATTAAGGGATAGACGAGGTGACATTCCGCTACTTGCACACCATTTTTTATACCAATACAACAAACAATATGGTCGAAACAAATCATTCTCTACTGAGGCACTGAAAGCATTAACCGGTATGCCTTGGAGTGGGAATGTGAGACAATTACAAAGTGTGATCCAATATGCAGTCCTTGTCCCTCAAGAAACTGTACTCGAACCATTTTCCTTCCAACAAGATGGCAAACGGGAAGAAGAGTCCCGAACCAAAATCTCTGGATTTGGTTTCGGAAACGAATTTCTCACTCCGACTGAGAACCTATCGTTAAATTTAGCGATAGAGAAACTCGAGGCGATATGGATCAAAGAAGCCTTCGGGCGTGCCTCAACCCAAGAAGAAGTTGCAAAACTATTAGGAATCAGCCGAGGTTCTTTGCAATATAAGATCAAAAATAACCAATTTCTGGACGGATTCAGCACCTAATCACAAGAAAAGAATGGATCGATACGACTCTTTGGTCGATATTACTAGAAAGGAGCTTCGAAGTGGCAGAAAGTTATTACCGTACCATCAATGGTAAACAATATGATAATGAATTGTTAGAAATCGTTGAGAAGGCCACCAAACGTAGCAAAGCTCCTATTGGCAAAAACATCGCAAAAACATTATTTGATGCCATCAAGGATGGTGGTGATTACACTGATGTTGAAAAACGTACGGTCAAACACATTCGTGATAATTTTAAGTTTTCACCAGATGCTGACGAATACCTAAGGTCTGAAATTCGAAAGTGGGCAGCGAAGATCTCTGTACCCGCAGCCAAGAAAAAAACCCAATCAAAATCTTCGAACTCAAAAGAGTCTTCCTCTAAATCAAAAACCACACGTACTAAAAAAACATCCATATCTGTAAATGAATCTGAATCATCTTATATGGAAATTTATGATTCAAGGGAAGAATCCAGTTACGAAGTGGCTCCTACTCCTGAATACAACGAACTAGTTGCTCTAAATAAATTCCAAATCACACCGAAACAAAATCAATTTGGAAAATACATTCTCATTGGACTCATCGTTTTATTTTTTCTAGTCCTTATCTTTTTTGGTGTGAGAAGTTGTAATCGAAATACACAAACAAATGTGTCGAAGAATGGTTCTGAAACCACTCAAGGGCAAGAGTCTAACACTCGATCCTTAGAACGTGTCACATTACAATCAGGGACTGTTTCGAATCGGTTTGATACCCAAGGAAAAGCCATTCGTTATATCAATG
The sequence above is a segment of the Leptospira sp. WS39.C2 genome. Coding sequences within it:
- the prfB gene encoding peptide chain release factor 2; the protein is MDRSLKELKKQTSEMIESFQTYWTAQNFQEDYDRLMSLIEKSNDPKLWDSPDQAKNVTQKRNELQLKLDPWLDLKKELLDFPDLIELTSEEMGEGGLKSLNDDFDRMFEAFENLQMLDALSGKDDGKAAFINIHPGAGGTESQDWADMLLRMYSRFCEQKGYRAEIVDYQPGETAGIKNATLYIQGDHPFGYLKCESGVHRLVRISPFDSNKRRHTSFASVYVTPEVDDDIQVNIEEKDLRVDVYRSSGAGGQHVNTTDSAVRITHIPTGIVVSCQMERSQIKNRDTAMKMLKARLYEMEKQKAEEENAKKAGEKRDIAWGSQIRSYVFHPYNLVKDHRTDFETGNVHAVMDGDLEDFIIAYLKYLTNQKANAKV
- the purD gene encoding phosphoribosylamine--glycine ligase; this encodes MEHKYKVLLLGSGGREHALADVISKSKSLESLKVYPGNGGFATELLLGANEISITDKTKFLEYLKVSKTNLVVVGPEDPLVNGIADWCAEVGIPCFGPSAYCAQVEGSKHFAKEMMKRAKVPTASFAVFTDHESAWSYAQKEMLPLVVKADGLAAGKGVTVAFDLKEVKRALDEIFLESKFGHSGNKVVIESFLEGEEASLFVITDGQRYMCLPAAQDHKRAYDGDIGPNTGGMGAYAPAPIVTDVVLSKVKSSIIEPMLEDFRISGHPYKGLLYVGLMITKEGESNVVEFNCRFGDPETQCVLRLLDEDILPIFYASATGNLPERNLKLKSGSSAIVVLAAKGYPDAPEKGMVLEIPPNEGNVVVYHAGTKKENQTILASGGRILGITSFGSSLKDAINDCYQFLTKIKAPNTFYRKDIGRRAL
- a CDS encoding sigma 54-interacting transcriptional regulator codes for the protein MSVKQDISGALRKIQKEIQQLPNITDRLNFILDMTLTLFGATTGSISIMDQEEKVLTIVAAKGMDWEKKIAAKLPFNLGVTGRAASTREITYVPDVTLDKDYVKLIETVRSELAIPLLTRDSVVGVLNLESDKVNFFSPDIINQATLFASQLTIVILEERIAKEAFEKSKREEDPVEEILGYDPSILFLKHRIRQVGPSDISVMIIGEEGAGKKLVAKALHYISQRKNAPFYTVDCSGLSYELLEAELFGSMSGKIFNPGKLEQSNGGSLYIESIGDLPPNLQNKLFHTLRDKTIPNPTSKKKEEVLNIRIFTGSKRDLLEEIQKETFSMDLYYRLAEVPLRMPPLRDRRGDIPLLAHHFLYQYNKQYGRNKSFSTEALKALTGMPWSGNVRQLQSVIQYAVLVPQETVLEPFSFQQDGKREEESRTKISGFGFGNEFLTPTENLSLNLAIEKLEAIWIKEAFGRASTQEEVAKLLGISRGSLQYKIKNNQFLDGFST
- a CDS encoding OmpA family protein, which translates into the protein MAESYYRTINGKQYDNELLEIVEKATKRSKAPIGKNIAKTLFDAIKDGGDYTDVEKRTVKHIRDNFKFSPDADEYLRSEIRKWAAKISVPAAKKKTQSKSSNSKESSSKSKTTRTKKTSISVNESESSYMEIYDSREESSYEVAPTPEYNELVALNKFQITPKQNQFGKYILIGLIVLFFLVLIFFGVRSCNRNTQTNVSKNGSETTQGQESNTRSLERVTLQSGTVSNRFDTQGKAIRYINDLQIRFIKQSMATEESASDKIATLAEALKSYPGIKIRVKGHTCFIGELDENKILSDERAKFIYDELIKNGVNQNQLDYRGFGETAEIDTNQTEVGRIKNRRVDFTVLSVIPKD
- a CDS encoding thioredoxin family protein, which gives rise to MEHRFQSILSLLFLSISLFLTPYCSKQRDIILAQFEESLQTAKTENRKLIVLFGADWCPDCRALDGILNEPETKTILDADFVVMKVDVGRFDKNLSLNEKLGNPIQNGIPSLVVFSPKGEIITSTKGGEFSNASKMTKEQVLAYLYKL
- a CDS encoding valine--tRNA ligase; translated protein: MKSHLPDRYDPESVEPKWNQIWEEKKTFAPDTSRKETFSIVIPPPNVTGNLHIGHALNHTIQDIIIRIERKKGKNVVWVPGMDHAGIATQVVVERELAKEGKSRTDFTREEFIEKVWEWKAHSGGMIAKQQRLLGESVDWSKERFTFDEGLSKAVIKVFRTLFDEGLIYRGERIINWCPVTKTAISDIEVEYKEKQGKLYHIKYPKAEFKSKDPKTLNAGEYIVVATTRPETMFGDVAVCAHPDDKRYTELKDKFVFLPIAEKEIPVLFDSFVEKEFGSGLVKITPAHDPNDYEAGQRLKLTPINIMNLDGTLNDHAGKYNGLDRFEARKRVVEELESKGYIEKIETHVHSVGHNQRGGAVIEPLLSTQWFVKIESLAKPAIAVVKSGKVQFQPKMWEKTYFEWMENIRDWCISRQLWWGHRIPAYYAPNGDMVVAESLEEAIALFQKKGISLTADTIKQDEDVLDTWFSSGLWPFSVFGWPEKTEELKQYYPTSVLVTGFDIIFFWVARMIMNGLKFMGDVPFHKVLIHGLVRDKDGKKFSKSLGNVVDPLDMMSKYGTDSFRFFLAAVLPEGKDILFDESRLDGYRSFCNKIWNSSRFIFMNLPEDFSPKEPDLNTLEDTDFWILHEFDLMLGRYEKAYSGYLFFEMANAIYDFVWGSFCDWYLELTKARVYGNVTPESAEKARQVLVSVLKKSLGLLHPFMPFITEEIHSLLEPKELAKTEFPKAYGVSETSPAVVRMELVREIITKIRNMRAELGVKPEKKCKVILKCANKELKEMMERESKSILQLSKAESIEFLDSYELKNTDSVGAFSIGEIILPLEGIFDFEKEKQRLEKEKKQIQSEMEKLENKINNPSFLEKAKPDVVEKEREKYNTWKEKLESTIRALEKIGT